A stretch of the Poseidonibacter parvus genome encodes the following:
- a CDS encoding ABC transporter permease: MKNKLSSLKISSVLITLLISIPMITIFVYLFIHDSENWEHIKNTVLLEYIYNTLFVMIGVGILTTIIGFTTAYLTSFYTFSFSNYFDYGLILPFAFPTYIIAFMYNGMFGISGNVTTYILNLLDKNLSEVVFFDIQSIEGAVLVMSLVLYPYVYLVCRTYFNFESASIIEAAKTFNLSSWQVLKKVILPISRPAIIAGATLAVMEATADYGVMQYFGVNTFVTGIFKTWEGMGSIEDASKLASMLMTFLFILIILEKFQRRNKVYKSSGKDFRPIEKIKLEGSKNFLASFVCFIPFFFGFLLPFVQLTIWFFISYEEIIDEEFVDLLLKTLKLGIISATLLTAIAILIVYNSRVNKDKSSSSLPQILKLGYSIPGAVVAVGILSFFGILHKYVLDVLSIDFLISGTVVAVIFGYVVRFIAISINNFEAGFNRIPQSYDDAAKISGIGQVKTFTKVFIPLIKNSAAASFIVIFIEVVKELPLTMVLRPFDYNTLAIRALELNEQSQTIESSVPSMFIVLIGIISVLLLTKNMKKAQNAKY, translated from the coding sequence TTGAAAAATAAACTCTCTAGTTTAAAAATAAGTAGTGTATTAATCACACTACTTATTTCTATTCCTATGATTACAATATTTGTATATCTTTTTATTCATGACTCCGAAAATTGGGAACATATAAAAAATACTGTACTTCTTGAGTACATATACAATACCCTATTTGTGATGATAGGAGTTGGAATTCTTACAACTATTATTGGCTTTACAACTGCATATCTTACATCTTTTTATACTTTTTCTTTTTCAAATTATTTTGATTATGGTTTGATTTTACCTTTTGCATTTCCTACTTATATAATAGCTTTTATGTACAATGGAATGTTTGGGATTAGTGGAAATGTTACAACTTATATATTAAATCTTCTAGATAAAAATCTTAGTGAAGTAGTCTTTTTTGATATTCAATCTATTGAAGGTGCCGTTTTAGTGATGTCTTTAGTTTTATATCCTTATGTGTATTTGGTATGTAGAACTTATTTTAATTTTGAATCTGCTTCAATTATTGAAGCAGCTAAAACATTTAACCTCTCTTCATGGCAAGTTTTAAAAAAAGTGATTTTACCAATATCAAGACCTGCAATAATAGCTGGTGCAACGTTAGCAGTTATGGAAGCAACTGCTGATTATGGTGTTATGCAATACTTTGGTGTAAACACTTTTGTAACTGGTATTTTTAAAACATGGGAAGGTATGGGAAGTATTGAAGATGCTTCAAAACTAGCTAGTATGCTAATGACTTTTCTATTTATATTAATAATTTTAGAAAAATTTCAAAGAAGAAATAAAGTATATAAAAGTTCAGGAAAAGATTTCAGACCCATTGAAAAGATTAAACTAGAAGGAAGTAAGAACTTTCTTGCATCTTTTGTATGTTTTATTCCTTTTTTCTTTGGATTCTTATTACCATTTGTTCAGCTTACAATTTGGTTCTTTATTTCTTATGAAGAGATAATTGATGAAGAATTTGTTGATTTATTACTAAAAACTTTAAAATTAGGGATAATATCTGCAACGCTTTTAACTGCTATTGCAATACTTATTGTTTATAATTCACGTGTAAATAAAGACAAAAGTTCAAGCTCATTACCTCAAATACTAAAACTTGGTTATTCAATTCCTGGAGCTGTTGTTGCAGTTGGAATATTATCATTTTTTGGAATATTACATAAATATGTTTTAGATGTATTATCAATAGATTTTCTAATCTCAGGAACTGTTGTAGCTGTTATATTTGGATATGTTGTAAGATTTATAGCAATTAGTATTAATAACTTTGAAGCAGGATTTAATCGTATTCCTCAAAGCTATGATGATGCGGCTAAAATATCTGGAATTGGTCAAGTTAAAACATTTACAAAAGTATTTATTCCTTTGATTAAAAACTCTGCTGCTGCTTCATTTATTGTGATTTTTATCGAAGTTGTAAAAGAATTACCTCTTACAATGGTGTTAAGACCTTTTGATTACAACACACTTGCAATTAGAGCATTAGAATTAAATGAGCAATCACAAACAATAGAATCATCAGTTCCATCTATGTTTATAGTATTAATTGGAATTATATCAGTATTATTGCTGACAAAAAATATGAAAAAGGCACAGAATGCTAAGTATTAA
- a CDS encoding ABC transporter ATP-binding protein, producing MLSINNFSISFNETKILEDINFDVKQGEIVTLLGSSGCGKTTILRAIAGLQKEHDGNICIGDTCVSSKEVYKQDREVGYIFQDYALFPHLNVEENISFALDKLSKKDRNKRVDQLLEQFDIIAHKHKQIHQLSGGQQQRVAIARAMANKPKILLLDEPFANLDSQLRYKTKMWLKNLIKKYNLSAVLVTHDKKEALSISDKIGIIHNKKLLQFDATQDIYSKPVNFYIANFLSEINILPKALIEKLELNVKENQTAIIEISKSKLTNKNTLLEVEIVDKSFCGEYYEILVKDVKNNETDELSMIKSTLENIDLNEKIYLDLKRENIKIILK from the coding sequence ATGCTAAGTATTAACAACTTTTCAATATCTTTTAATGAAACAAAAATTTTAGAAGATATTAACTTTGATGTAAAGCAAGGAGAAATTGTAACTCTTTTAGGTTCAAGTGGTTGTGGAAAGACTACAATTTTAAGAGCAATTGCTGGTTTACAAAAAGAGCATGATGGAAATATTTGTATTGGAGACACTTGTGTATCATCTAAAGAAGTTTATAAACAAGATAGAGAAGTTGGATATATTTTCCAAGATTATGCACTTTTCCCACATTTAAATGTTGAAGAAAACATATCTTTTGCTCTAGATAAATTATCTAAAAAAGACAGAAATAAAAGAGTAGATCAACTTCTAGAACAGTTTGATATTATAGCTCATAAACACAAACAGATCCATCAACTTTCAGGTGGACAGCAACAAAGAGTAGCAATCGCTAGGGCAATGGCAAATAAACCAAAAATATTACTACTTGATGAACCTTTTGCAAATCTTGATTCACAACTTAGATATAAGACAAAAATGTGGTTAAAAAATCTAATTAAGAAATATAATTTATCTGCTGTTTTAGTAACTCATGATAAAAAAGAAGCTTTAAGTATTTCAGATAAAATTGGAATAATTCATAATAAAAAACTTTTACAATTTGACGCAACACAAGATATATATTCAAAACCAGTAAATTTTTATATTGCAAACTTTTTATCTGAGATAAATATACTGCCAAAAGCATTAATTGAAAAATTAGAATTAAATGTGAAAGAAAACCAAACAGCAATAATAGAAATTTCAAAATCTAAACTTACTAATAAAAACACTTTACTTGAAGTAGAAATAGTAGATAAATCTTTTTGTGGAGAATACTACGAAATTTTAGTAAAAGATGTAAAAAATAATGAGACTGATGAATTATCAATGATTAAATCAACATTGGAAAATATCGATTTAAATGAAAAAATATACTTAGATTTAAAAAGAGAAAATATAAAAATAATACTAAAATAA
- a CDS encoding GGDEF domain-containing protein has product MKFKNILLTPFILVSPLFSNDEILLEKYLYTFTIPLLLIILIILIINHKMRNEISRRRKAEKELQNYANKDSLTQIFNRGKIDLLISDEIKKSKDKKQTFSIIFFDIDNFKRINDDFGHIKGDKVLVQVSYLVSKNIRDTDTIGRWGGEEFVILLPNTSSNKAFIIADDLKQLVSKTDFGINSALTISLGITQYMQNDTKECLIQRADKAMYFIKNNGKNAVKIL; this is encoded by the coding sequence ATGAAATTTAAAAATATACTACTAACACCTTTTATATTAGTTTCTCCTCTTTTTTCTAATGATGAAATATTATTAGAAAAATACCTTTATACCTTTACTATTCCTTTATTACTTATAATTTTAATTATCTTAATTATTAATCATAAAATGAGAAATGAAATATCTAGAAGAAGAAAAGCTGAAAAAGAATTACAAAATTATGCTAATAAAGATAGCTTGACTCAAATATTTAATAGAGGAAAAATTGATTTACTAATAAGTGATGAAATCAAAAAATCAAAAGATAAGAAGCAAACCTTTTCAATAATATTTTTTGATATAGATAACTTCAAACGAATAAATGACGATTTTGGACATATAAAAGGAGATAAAGTTTTAGTTCAAGTAAGTTACTTAGTTTCTAAAAATATTAGAGATACAGATACAATTGGAAGATGGGGTGGAGAAGAATTTGTAATTTTACTTCCAAATACAAGTTCTAATAAGGCATTTATAATAGCCGATGATTTAAAACAATTAGTTTCTAAAACAGATTTTGGAATAAATAGTGCTTTAACTATAAGTTTAGGAATTACACAATATATGCAAAATGACACAAAAGAATGTTTAATACAAAGAGCTGATAAAGCGATGTATTTTATAAAAAACAATGGTAAAAATGCAGTTAAAATTTTATAA
- a CDS encoding menaquinone biosynthesis decarboxylase: MKEAIELLKKNDLLRIIDDELDINLEIPHIAYIEVKKEDSKALLFTNVVDKANDKKFDIPVLMNVFCNEKAVELFIGDGDKIGSEIESLLKMKPPTTLGEKLTTFGKLFALKNTIPKKNRGKGECQQVIKLGNDAKLTDLPVLTTWEQDGGPFITMGQVYTTSLNGEMKNLGMYRLQVFPDNTLGLHWQIHKDSNHFFHEYKKAGKKMPVSVGIGGDPMYIWCGQAPLPIGIFELMLYGFVKNKNAQLVKSITNDIWVPKDNDFIIEGFVDPTKLRIEGPFGDHTGYYTLEEEYPFMEVTAITSKAKPTYLATVVGKPPLEDKYMGHATERIFLPLLKTTAPDLIDYYMPENGVFHNLILAKIKTLYPGHAQQMMHAFWGVGQMSFVKHALFVNEDAPDLTDHKAIAEHILNRINIDDMMISKGVVDALDHSSPKFAVGGKLGLDCTGEEIEELGITLIEDDELLFKMQSITSEVKELKQYFTNTKNPVTIITVEKTRTQKHLFEDLKPILENVKILIIIDASHQNDVNNPYMLVWRVVNNIDSNRDMYFEANTICIDATNKNSFDNYKRTWPDDVDCTPSVLKSLQERGVIDISDEFKKLYQL; the protein is encoded by the coding sequence ATGAAAGAAGCAATCGAATTATTAAAAAAGAATGATTTACTAAGAATTATAGATGATGAATTAGATATTAATTTAGAAATTCCACATATAGCATATATTGAAGTTAAAAAAGAAGATTCAAAAGCATTATTATTTACAAATGTTGTAGATAAAGCAAATGATAAAAAATTTGACATTCCTGTTTTGATGAATGTGTTTTGTAATGAAAAAGCAGTTGAGTTATTTATAGGTGATGGAGATAAGATTGGTTCAGAGATTGAATCTTTATTAAAAATGAAGCCACCAACAACTCTAGGTGAAAAACTTACAACTTTTGGAAAGCTTTTTGCATTAAAAAATACAATTCCTAAAAAAAATAGAGGAAAAGGTGAGTGTCAACAAGTTATAAAACTAGGAAATGATGCAAAACTTACTGATTTACCTGTTCTTACAACGTGGGAGCAAGATGGTGGTCCATTTATTACAATGGGGCAGGTTTACACAACTTCTTTAAATGGGGAAATGAAAAATCTTGGAATGTACAGACTTCAAGTTTTCCCTGATAATACTTTAGGTCTTCATTGGCAAATTCATAAAGATTCAAATCACTTCTTCCATGAATATAAAAAAGCAGGTAAGAAAATGCCAGTTTCAGTTGGAATTGGTGGAGATCCTATGTATATTTGGTGTGGACAAGCTCCATTACCAATTGGTATTTTTGAGTTAATGCTTTATGGTTTTGTTAAAAATAAAAATGCACAACTTGTAAAATCAATTACAAATGATATTTGGGTTCCAAAAGATAATGACTTTATTATAGAAGGTTTTGTTGATCCTACTAAACTTAGAATTGAAGGTCCATTTGGTGATCATACTGGTTATTACACACTTGAAGAAGAGTATCCGTTTATGGAAGTTACAGCAATTACAAGTAAAGCAAAGCCTACATATTTAGCAACTGTAGTTGGAAAACCACCTTTAGAAGATAAATATATGGGACATGCTACAGAGCGTATTTTCTTGCCATTACTTAAAACAACTGCACCTGATTTAATTGATTATTATATGCCAGAAAATGGAGTTTTTCATAATCTTATTTTAGCAAAAATCAAAACTTTATATCCAGGACATGCACAACAAATGATGCACGCATTTTGGGGTGTTGGACAAATGAGTTTTGTAAAACATGCCTTATTTGTAAATGAAGACGCACCTGATTTAACAGATCATAAAGCAATTGCTGAACATATATTAAATCGAATAAATATCGATGATATGATGATTTCAAAAGGTGTAGTTGATGCACTTGATCACTCAAGTCCAAAGTTTGCAGTTGGTGGAAAACTAGGACTTGATTGTACAGGTGAAGAGATTGAAGAACTTGGTATTACTCTTATTGAAGATGATGAATTATTGTTTAAAATGCAATCAATTACAAGTGAAGTAAAAGAATTAAAACAATATTTTACAAATACAAAAAACCCAGTTACAATTATAACAGTTGAAAAAACAAGAACTCAAAAGCATCTTTTTGAAGATTTAAAACCAATTTTAGAGAATGTAAAAATTCTAATAATAATTGATGCTTCACATCAAAATGACGTAAATAATCCTTATATGCTAGTTTGGAGAGTTGTTAATAATATCGATTCAAATAGAGATATGTATTTTGAAGCAAATACTATTTGTATCGATGCTACAAATAAAAACTCATTTGATAATTATAAAAGAACATGGCCTGATGATGTTGATTGTACTCCAAGTGTTTTAAAATCGCTTCAAGAACGTGGAGTTATTGATATTAGTGATGAGTTTAAAAAGCTATACCAATTATAA
- a CDS encoding MalY/PatB family protein, translated as MIDKNKYNFDEKVNRKGTNCAKYDGLKKYFGYEDLNPLWVADMDFKTPKFINDEIIKAAQNSAYGYSIDSDELYDSIINWQNTRHNWQIEKKDIYMINGVVPAYSACVEAFSEIGDEVIVQTPVYPPLFKCVLANNRKVITNELKEENGYYTMDLEDLKSKITKKTKILCLCSPHNPVGRVWSKEELEALADICIDHNITIVSDEIHSDITFKKFTPLASISQKIANITITLNSAGKTFNIAGLNCAYAISKNSDILDKFKTIAIKREIQSINFFGFISTKAAYENGGEFVDQLKDYLQKNMQFTKDYLQKNAPNIDFMLPEATYLLWLNFKNTSLNHKEIKNRLLTQSKVALNDGVSFGSNGVSHFRLNIALSKDALKVALDDISKSFNSN; from the coding sequence ATGATTGATAAGAATAAATACAATTTTGATGAAAAAGTAAATAGAAAAGGTACAAATTGTGCAAAGTATGATGGTTTAAAAAAATATTTTGGATATGAAGATTTAAATCCACTTTGGGTGGCTGACATGGATTTTAAAACTCCAAAGTTTATAAATGATGAAATAATCAAAGCAGCTCAAAACTCTGCTTATGGTTATAGTATTGATAGTGATGAATTATATGATTCAATTATAAATTGGCAAAATACAAGACATAATTGGCAAATAGAGAAAAAAGATATTTATATGATAAATGGTGTTGTACCTGCATACTCAGCATGTGTTGAAGCTTTTAGCGAAATTGGAGATGAAGTAATTGTTCAAACACCTGTTTACCCTCCTTTATTTAAATGTGTACTTGCAAATAATAGAAAAGTAATAACAAATGAATTAAAAGAAGAAAATGGTTATTACACAATGGATTTAGAAGATTTAAAATCTAAAATAACTAAAAAAACAAAAATTCTTTGTTTATGCTCACCTCATAATCCAGTAGGACGTGTTTGGAGTAAAGAAGAACTTGAAGCTTTAGCAGATATTTGTATTGACCATAATATTACAATTGTTTCTGATGAAATTCACTCTGATATTACTTTTAAAAAATTTACACCTCTTGCTTCAATTAGTCAAAAAATCGCAAATATTACAATCACTCTTAATTCAGCAGGTAAAACATTTAATATTGCAGGATTAAATTGTGCTTATGCAATTAGTAAAAACTCTGATATTTTAGATAAATTTAAAACTATTGCAATTAAAAGAGAAATTCAGTCAATAAACTTTTTTGGTTTTATTTCAACAAAGGCTGCTTATGAAAATGGAGGAGAGTTTGTAGATCAATTAAAAGATTATTTACAAAAAAATATGCAATTTACTAAAGATTATTTACAAAAAAATGCTCCAAATATTGATTTTATGTTACCAGAAGCAACATACCTTTTATGGTTAAATTTTAAAAATACTTCATTAAATCACAAAGAAATTAAAAACAGACTCTTAACACAATCAAAAGTTGCATTAAATGATGGTGTTTCTTTTGGTAGCAATGGAGTTTCACACTTTAGACTAAATATTGCACTTAGCAAAGATGCTTTAAAAGTTGCTCTAGACGATATATCTAAGAGTTTTAATAGCAATTAA
- a CDS encoding NADH-quinone oxidoreductase subunit A, with the protein MSTELILASVIFVTIGFILVAVFVLTRYIGPKDEEAQMKNTVYESGVSNPVGNTNIRFSIKFYLVAILFVLFDVEIIFMFPWAVNIKELGYLGLFEMFMFMGLLFSGLIYIYKKKALSWD; encoded by the coding sequence ATGTCAACAGAACTGATTCTTGCCTCTGTTATTTTTGTTACAATTGGTTTCATTTTAGTGGCTGTTTTTGTACTTACTCGGTATATAGGTCCAAAAGACGAAGAAGCACAAATGAAAAACACAGTATACGAAAGTGGTGTTTCAAACCCAGTAGGAAATACTAATATAAGATTCTCTATCAAGTTTTACTTAGTAGCAATTTTATTTGTTCTGTTTGATGTGGAAATAATTTTCATGTTCCCTTGGGCTGTAAATATTAAAGAACTAGGATATTTAGGACTTTTTGAAATGTTTATGTTTATGGGACTATTATTTTCAGGACTAATTTATATCTATAAGAAAAAGGCATTATCATGGGATTAG
- a CDS encoding NADH-quinone oxidoreductase subunit B: MGLGAEAGLGDSIVTTKLDHAINWGRSYSLWPMVFGTACCGIEFMSVAGAKYDLSRFGAEVVRFSPRQADLLIVAGTISYKQAPILKKIYEQMCEPKWVISMGACACSGGFYDNYTTLQGIDQIIPVDEYVAGCPPRPEAVLDAIMRIQEKANDESLLKDRVKPFKGFLDA, encoded by the coding sequence ATGGGATTAGGAGCTGAAGCTGGTTTAGGCGATTCTATTGTAACTACAAAACTTGATCATGCGATTAACTGGGGTAGATCATACTCTTTATGGCCAATGGTTTTTGGAACGGCATGTTGTGGTATTGAATTTATGAGTGTTGCAGGTGCTAAATATGACCTTTCAAGATTTGGTGCAGAAGTTGTAAGATTTTCTCCAAGACAAGCAGATTTATTAATAGTTGCTGGAACTATTTCATATAAACAAGCTCCTATTTTAAAGAAAATATATGAGCAAATGTGTGAACCTAAATGGGTTATTTCAATGGGTGCATGTGCATGTTCTGGTGGATTTTATGATAACTATACGACTTTACAAGGAATTGATCAAATAATCCCTGTAGATGAATATGTAGCAGGTTGTCCACCAAGACCTGAAGCTGTGTTAGATGCAATTATGAGAATTCAAGAAAAAGCAAATGACGAATCACTATTAAAAGATAGAGTTAAACCTTTCAAAGGATTTCTAGATGCTTAA
- a CDS encoding NADH-quinone oxidoreductase subunit D: MLKCDMLVDSTQIKETILKLKNEENYNILLDVTIVDYLKYPDVTPSRFAVVYILRDKTFKKQISVKSYIDDATLTVDSLTSLYKSANWAEREAYDQYGINFNGHPNLKRLLNHHQFVGHPLRKDYEITKGQICTETEDLMDEMDPLLVQKGYTPEEINDLMLLNVGPSHPASHGTIRNFVAMEGETISACVTEIGYLHRGFEKSCENHTYSQVIPYTDRLNYCSAILNNIGYSKAVEEMLKIDITQRAKSIRVIIGELSRIIDHLVCNAANMVDLGGLTNFWYLFAPRDTAYDLLSKLTGARLTNTYTRIGGLEFDLYDGFADDLENVLKEVEKACSDALSLIAHNKIFHDRTQDVGVIESDFALSAGISGVNLRATGIPHDLRKDKPYYGYENYDFDIVVGSHGDVYDRMMCRFEEMVQSTKIIRQAMKELPDGPINVDAPGVLLPSKKDVYGNIEGLMNQFKLTFEGIKVPKGEYYSSTEAGNGELGFFIVSDGDGKPYKVKCRPPCFYSLGAYSNIVEGGMLADAVVTMASMNFIAGEFDR; the protein is encoded by the coding sequence ATGCTTAAGTGTGATATGCTAGTTGATTCTACACAAATCAAAGAAACGATATTAAAATTAAAAAATGAAGAAAATTATAATATTCTTTTAGATGTAACAATTGTAGATTATTTAAAATATCCTGATGTTACACCATCACGATTTGCAGTTGTTTATATTCTAAGAGACAAAACATTCAAAAAACAAATATCTGTCAAATCTTATATAGATGATGCAACTTTAACTGTTGATTCTTTAACTTCACTTTACAAATCAGCAAACTGGGCTGAAAGAGAAGCTTATGACCAATACGGAATAAACTTCAATGGTCATCCAAATTTAAAAAGACTTTTAAATCATCATCAATTTGTAGGACATCCTCTAAGAAAAGATTATGAAATTACAAAAGGTCAAATCTGTACTGAAACTGAAGATTTAATGGATGAAATGGATCCATTATTAGTTCAAAAAGGTTACACTCCTGAAGAAATAAATGATTTAATGCTTTTAAATGTTGGTCCTTCTCACCCTGCTTCTCATGGTACTATTAGAAACTTTGTAGCAATGGAAGGTGAAACAATTAGTGCTTGTGTAACTGAAATTGGATACTTACACAGAGGTTTTGAAAAATCTTGTGAGAACCATACTTACTCACAAGTAATTCCTTATACTGATAGATTAAACTATTGTAGCGCTATTTTAAATAACATTGGTTATTCAAAAGCTGTTGAAGAAATGTTAAAAATTGATATCACTCAAAGAGCTAAATCAATTAGAGTAATAATTGGAGAGTTAAGTAGAATCATTGATCATCTTGTTTGTAATGCAGCAAATATGGTTGATTTAGGTGGTCTTACTAATTTCTGGTATTTATTTGCTCCACGTGATACTGCTTATGATTTATTATCAAAACTAACAGGTGCAAGACTTACTAATACCTATACAAGAATTGGTGGTTTAGAGTTTGATTTATATGATGGTTTTGCTGATGATTTAGAAAATGTATTAAAAGAAGTAGAAAAAGCATGCTCTGATGCTTTAAGTTTAATTGCTCATAATAAAATATTCCATGATAGAACACAAGATGTAGGTGTAATTGAATCTGATTTTGCATTAAGTGCAGGAATTTCAGGAGTAAATTTAAGAGCAACTGGAATTCCACATGATTTAAGAAAAGATAAGCCTTACTATGGTTATGAAAACTATGACTTTGATATAGTTGTAGGTTCTCATGGTGATGTTTATGACAGAATGATGTGTAGATTTGAAGAAATGGTTCAAAGTACAAAAATCATTAGACAAGCTATGAAAGAACTACCAGATGGTCCTATAAATGTTGATGCACCTGGTGTTTTACTTCCATCTAAAAAAGATGTTTATGGAAATATTGAAGGCTTGATGAATCAATTTAAACTTACATTTGAAGGAATAAAAGTACCAAAAGGTGAATATTATTCTTCAACTGAAGCTGGAAATGGTGAACTTGGATTCTTTATTGTGAGTGATGGAGATGGGAAACCATATAAAGTAAAATGTAGACCTCCATGTTTTTATTCACTTGGAGCATATTCTAATATAGTTGAAGGTGGAATGCTTGCGGATGCTGTTGTTACAATGGCAAGTATGAACTTTATTGCTGGGGAGTTTGATAGATAA
- the nuoE gene encoding NADH-quinone oxidoreductase subunit NuoE translates to MKTFVFTEENEKKYQEQLKKYPNSDAMMLPCLWLVQEQENWISPEAMIFVANKLKKTPIQVYEVATFYTMFNLKPIGTYHIEVCKTLSCMLMGANDLIKFMKDTVGIEPGQTSEDGKFHLSAVECLGACGGAPMFAFNGEYKENQSVESLKKLIEESK, encoded by the coding sequence ATGAAAACATTTGTATTTACAGAAGAAAACGAAAAAAAATATCAAGAACAATTAAAAAAATATCCTAATTCAGATGCTATGATGTTACCTTGTTTATGGCTAGTTCAAGAGCAAGAAAACTGGATATCTCCAGAAGCTATGATATTTGTTGCAAATAAATTAAAGAAAACTCCTATTCAAGTATATGAAGTTGCTACTTTCTATACTATGTTTAATTTAAAACCAATTGGTACTTATCATATTGAAGTTTGTAAAACATTATCTTGCATGTTAATGGGTGCAAATGATTTAATCAAATTTATGAAAGATACAGTTGGAATTGAACCTGGGCAAACAAGTGAAGATGGTAAGTTTCATTTAAGTGCAGTTGAGTGTTTAGGTGCTTGCGGTGGAGCTCCTATGTTTGCATTTAATGGAGAATATAAAGAAAACCAAAGTGTAGAATCCTTAAAAAAATTAATTGAGGAGAGTAAATAA
- the nuoF gene encoding NADH-quinone oxidoreductase subunit NuoF produces MVVKVVSKKFDIPNYHKLEVAQQNGAYSSIEKLFTMTPDDVTTEVVNSGLRGKGGGGAACGPKWQLMPKNDPRPAYLIVNGDESEPGTFKDRQIFQYDPHLLIEGIICSSYAINAHHAYIYIRGEYKFFSDRVDEAIQEAYAAGIIGDSVMGHDYKMEITVHRGAGAYICGEKSALIESLEGKRGHPRLKPHQKECEWFFDNPATVNNVETIATVPFIIENGYEAYTAYGTEKSPGTMLFAMSGAVKNPGVYELAFGNKMIDFLNEVGGGMKEGKKLKAIIPGGSSCPILTADEVQKAVLDYESMWDIGSTLGTGGMIVIDEDMCMVEAAKNLIEFYHHESCGQCTPCREGCGWIDDVLAKILAGDGSKKDIDTILDVCVSLNGKTICVFAPAVKDIIQSMVQKFPEEFEAYFKK; encoded by the coding sequence ATGGTAGTTAAAGTAGTAAGCAAAAAATTTGATATTCCAAACTATCATAAACTAGAAGTTGCACAACAAAATGGTGCATACTCTTCAATAGAAAAACTTTTCACAATGACTCCTGATGATGTAACAACTGAGGTTGTTAACTCAGGATTAAGAGGAAAAGGTGGAGGAGGAGCTGCTTGTGGTCCAAAATGGCAACTTATGCCAAAAAATGATCCAAGACCTGCGTATTTGATTGTAAATGGTGATGAATCAGAACCTGGAACTTTTAAAGATAGACAAATTTTTCAATATGATCCTCATCTTTTAATTGAAGGTATTATTTGTTCTTCATATGCAATTAATGCACATCATGCTTATATCTATATAAGAGGTGAATATAAATTCTTTAGTGATAGAGTTGATGAAGCAATACAAGAAGCTTATGCAGCAGGAATAATTGGTGATAGTGTTATGGGCCATGATTATAAAATGGAAATAACAGTTCACCGAGGAGCTGGTGCATATATTTGTGGTGAGAAATCAGCACTAATTGAATCACTTGAAGGAAAACGAGGACATCCAAGACTTAAACCGCATCAAAAAGAGTGTGAATGGTTCTTTGATAATCCTGCAACTGTAAACAATGTAGAAACAATTGCAACAGTTCCTTTTATTATTGAAAATGGTTATGAAGCTTATACAGCTTATGGAACTGAGAAATCACCTGGAACAATGTTATTTGCAATGAGTGGGGCTGTTAAAAACCCAGGAGTTTATGAATTAGCATTTGGAAACAAAATGATTGACTTCTTAAATGAAGTTGGTGGTGGTATGAAAGAAGGTAAAAAGTTAAAAGCAATTATTCCAGGAGGTTCATCTTGTCCAATTTTAACAGCTGATGAAGTACAAAAAGCTGTATTAGATTATGAATCTATGTGGGATATTGGTTCAACTTTAGGTACTGGAGGAATGATTGTAATAGATGAAGACATGTGTATGGTTGAAGCTGCTAAAAACTTAATAGAGTTTTACCATCATGAATCATGTGGACAATGTACACCTTGTAGAGAAGGTTGTGGTTGGATTGATGATGTCTTAGCGAAAATTCTAGCAGGTGATGGTTCAAAAAAAGATATAGATACTATTCTTGATGTATGTGTATCTTTAAATGGTAAAACAATTTGTGTATTTGCACCAGCGGTTAAAGATATTATCCAAAGCATGGTACAAAAATTCCCAGAAGAATTCGAAGCATATTTTAAAAAATAA